The DNA sequence ATATTGTAATATGCTTTTATATAAATATCAGCACCATATACATCTTTTTGTGCCGTTTCATCATAAAATGTCAATCCGCCTTTAAGATACAAATCTAATGGTAAAGTAAATAAATCTTTTGCTAAAAGATACCCTCCATCTAAATTATACGCTTTTAAATCATCTCTGTAAGCTCCGAACTTTCCAAGCGCTATATCAGCTGCCGAATAGAATGTAGGTTTTCCAACCGCCACTCTAAGAGAATAGTTACTTTGTGATGCCCAAAGATTTACTGTGAAAATCAAAAATAATAATAATTTCATATAGCTGCTTTATACATCTGTAAGTTCTAATTCTTTAATAGAAGGCCCTTTATGATCAGTTACTTTGTCATGTAAGCGGCGTAAAGCTTTATTTGCACGGTCAACAGCCACATCAATGGCAGCATCCAGGTCTTTGTGGTGTTCACTGATGACAATAGGAGCAGAGTGTGCTACATGTATTTCAAACTCTACCAAGACACCTGCTCTTTCAGCAGAAACTATACAGTTTACTCTTGTAATATCTAAAGAAAACTTTTTAAATTTTTCAATGCCCTGTTCTATATGTGCTTTCTTTTCGTCTGTTAAAGTTATATCTTTTGCACGAATTTGTACTATCATCATAAATCCTTTAATTTTAAGCCATAGGGCTTAATTATATTTAACTATATAATAGCAAAATAAAGCTGAGATGGGTATAATACGCCTTAAAAAATCAGGAATTGTATAATGAGAGTTTTAACCGGTATTCAACCCTCAGGTGATTTGCATATAGGAAACTACTTTGGTTCTATCAAACAGATGGTCGATGCACAAAAAGAGAATGACACTTTTGCATTTATAGCAAACTACCATGCACAGACAAGCGTAAAAGACGGCAAAAGACTGGCAGAGCTGACTATGCAGTCGGCAACAGATTTTTTGGCACTCGGCATAGACCCGCAAAAATCAACTTTTTGGGTACAGTCTGATGTAAAAGAAGTCTTGGAACTCTACTGGGTGCTCTCTTCTTTTACACCTATGGGGCTGCTCGAACGTGCTCACAGCTATAAAGACAAAACTGCCAAAGGCATAGCCGCCAACCATTCGCTCTTTTCCTATCCTGTTTTAATGGCTGCCGATATTTTACTCTATCAGCCTGATATTATACCGGTGGGAAAAGATCAGATCCAGCATGTTGAGATTGCACGCGACATTGCCATAAAATTCAACAACGAATATGGTGATATATTTAAACTTCCGGAATATAAAATAGAAGCGAATGTTGCCACAGTTCCAGGAACTGACGGACAGAAAATGTCTAAAAGCTATAACAATACTGTCAATATATTTGGTGAAGAGAAAAAACAGCTCAAAACAATCAAAAAAATTGTTACCGAAGCAGTACCGATGGAAGAACCAAAAGAGTATGAAAACTGTAATGTGTACAATATGGCAAAACTCTTTTTAAATGAAAATGAATGCAAAGAACTCCAGGAACGTTACAAAAAAGGCGGGGAAGGACACGGGCATTTTAAACTCTATCTACATGATGTGATTTGGGAATATTTCAGACCCTACAGAGAAAAAAGAGAATATTTTGCAGCGCATCAAGACGAAGTGAGAGAAATACTCCTCCAGGGTGCGCACAAAGCAAAAGAGATTGTAGCGCCGACTATAGACAAAGTCAGAACAGTAACAGGGATAAAATACTAAAAAAGTATTTTATCAAAGTCGCAAAGAACTTTTTACTATAAAGTTCTTTTTCGACCAGATCGGCTCTTTCAGATCCAGCAAATTGCGAACCTCATCGTTTACCAGACGGTAATACAATGTCACTTCAACACTGTCTGCCCCATTGACCAGCGGCAAACGTATTGTTTTCTCACCATGTGCCTTTATACTTGTATCTTTACTTTGCTTCAGCGCAAGATGCGCAATACCGACTTTTTTATGTCTTCTTATATAATGGCGTGAAAGAGAAACAGTTTTTTCACTGATGACTACAGTCCCTTTCTTATAGACAATTTCAACAAGAAGTTCTCTTGAACCAAAACCGCTTGGTATATTGTGCGGTTGCGGATTTTTAATTTTTATGAGCAGTCTGTTTTTTTGTTTTTTCAGTTGCAAGCGCAAAGCGCCTTTCCATAAACCGGGTGTATGTGCACCAATAAATCCGTGTTTTCTCACCATTCGCATTTTTGCTTTACCATTGTACATTTTATATGTTGCGGCAACACCCTTTTGTTTGGGACCCATATGACACGAGACACAGGTCTGCTTACCGACATACTCACTCTCCATATCTGTAAAAACCACGCCTTTTACACTTCTGTCATTTGCATGGCATACAAAACAGAGTTTATTTGGATTTGAATGCATAAACTCATGTGAGACTACCTTGTGATAAGGCGATTTGGCATCTTTGAAAGGTCCCGTCATAACACCCGACGGAGTCCACTCCACTCTGTTGATTCCTCGTTTTGATTTGTCATATTCATCATGTATTTTATCTATATTGTGACATACAACACAATTAATTCCTTCACTGATAACCTTTGAATTTACTGCTTTGTTCACAGGATCATCTTCATCTGCCAATCCCATAACAGCAGCAATTTCATAATCTTCATCTGTTTTTGTTACACTGATTCGAGGGTTATGACAGGTAGCACACTGAATTTTTACAGCATTTAAACTTTTTCTTGTTTTACGGCTGACATATTCAAGACTTTTCTTAAAATATTCATCTTTTTCAAAATGACTTTTTGCATGCCATGAAGCACTCCACTCTTCTACGATACGCCTGTGACAGACTTTGCAGTTTTCGGAACTTTCAAACCGTTTGCCGACTTCAACTGCTTTTGCTCCAAAAAGAGAAGTAAAAAAAATGAGTAAAAAAAGAAAAAATTTCATCTGAATCAAATCCTTGTCTGTTATTGGTTCAAGTACTTTTTGTACTTCATTTTTGCAAGTTTTTCTGACTTTTTGTCTACCTCATCCTTCATTGCAGTTTTATACTCGGCAATCTTTTTCTGCAGGGCTTCATCCCCTGTCCCAATAATTTGCGCTGCAAGAATTCCTGCATTTTTGGCACCGTTAATAGCTACTGTCGCCACAGGAACACCTCCCGGCATTTGCACGATAGAGAGCAGAGAATCCATTCCGTCAAGTGCAGAACTTCTCACCGGCACTCCAATAACAGGCAAGACACTCAGCGCAGCAATCATACCCGGCAGATGTGCAGCTCCGCCGGCTCCTGCGATGATGACGCGCAAGCCTCTTGCTTGTGCTGTTTGTGCATACTCTACAAGTTTTTGCGGTGTACGGTGTGCGGAGACAATATCTACTTCACAGGCAACACCAAATGCTTCACATATCTCAATAGCCCCACTCATAACCGGTAAATCCGAGTCACTCCCCATAATAATTCCAACCAACGCTTTACTCATATCTTTTTGCTTCCTTTAATTTTTAGAATATCTTTTGCTTTCATTGCCTTTTTTAATGCCTCGTCAATATCATCATCAAGGATTGTTACATGCCCCATTTTTCTAAATGGTTTCGTAAAGGTTTTTCCGTAAAAATGAAAAGACAGCTCCGGAATCTCCAATGCATCATGAATTCCTTCTATAAAAGGTTCTCCCTCATATCCTTCTTCTCCGAGCAAATTAATCATAACTGCAGGAGAAATAAGCTTGGTAGATCCCAAAGGCAGATTTGTTACCGCCCGGATAATCTGTTCAAACTGTGATGTTGCACAGGCTTCGACTGTATAATGTCCAGAATTATGAGGACGCGGTGCTATTTCATTAACCAAAATCTTGCCTTTTTTTGTTAAAAACAATTCAACAGCAAAAATTCCGACACCGTCCAAGGCTTTGATGGCTTCAATTGAAATTTCTCTTGATTTGTCCGCAATTTCTTTTGAAATTTTTGCAGGAGCCATCACAATGTCACAAATATTCACTCTCTCATCAAAAAGCATTTCAACCACAGGGTAGCATTTGATCTGGCCTTCAATATTCCTCGCGACGATTACGGCCAGTTCCTTGTCTATATCCACAAGCTCTTCGATAAATGATTCGGTCTGGAGTGCATTTTTTACATCTGCTTCGGATTTTAGCATTTGCACGCCCTTTCCGTCATAACCGCCCATCTTTGCTTTTTGAATAACAGGAAATCCGAAGGCAGCCAAATCTTCCTCTTTCTTCACATCTTTATAGGCAGGAACAGGAACACCTTTTTTGTCAAGAAGTTTTTTTTGCTCATATTTATTTTGAATGAGTTCGATAATATAAGGAGAGGGATGAATGATATGCCCATGATCAAACAGCTCTTTGAGTATAGAAGTGTCTACATGTTCCAATTCAAAAGTTGTCACATCTGTCTCTTGCACTAACTGTTCAAGCTTCTCTTTATCATAAAACCCGCCAAGGATATGCTTGTCTGAAACCTGTGCGGCAGGACAGTTAAATGTGGGGTCAAGTATTGTTACATGAAATCCCATCTTTTTTGCTTTGTGTGACATGATTCTGCCGAGTTGCCCGCCTCCGATAATGCCGAGTTTCAAATTTGAATAGTTGAAATTTTTATCCATTTGTCAACAGTTACCTTTGTCTGTCAAGCCAGACCATAAGCCCTTTTTGTGCATGCAGTCTGTTCTCAGCCTCTGCAAACACTATATCCGCATTGTCTTCAAGCAACTCTTCGCTTACTTCCTGTCCCCGATACGCAGGCAGACAATGTAAAAATTTTGCATTTTTTTGTGCAAGACACATCATCAGTCCGTCAACCATAAAGCCTTTGAAATCTTTGATTCTCTGCTCTTTTTCATCTTCTTGCCCCATTGAAGCCCATGTATCTGTTGTGACAATTGTAGCCCCGCGTACTGCCTCTTTGGGATCATTCATTACCCTGATAATCGCACCGCTCTCTTTTGCTGTATCCAAAGCATCTCGAAGAACCTTACTGTCAACTTCATATCCCTTTGGTGTTGCAATACGTAATTCAAAGCCCAGTTTTGCAGCAAGCATCAACCATGAATTTGTCATGTTGTTTCCGTCACCGACGTAGGCAACAATTGCATTTTTTGCAACTCCAAATTCAATCATCGTCATATAATCAGCCAAAAGCTGCACGGGATGATAGGTATCAGTGAGTCCGTTAATAACAGGTACCTGAGAATACGATGCAAACTCTTCTATCATGGAATGTTCATAGGTGCGTATC is a window from the Sulfurimonas hydrogeniphila genome containing:
- a CDS encoding multiheme c-type cytochrome, whose translation is MKFFLFLLIFFTSLFGAKAVEVGKRFESSENCKVCHRRIVEEWSASWHAKSHFEKDEYFKKSLEYVSRKTRKSLNAVKIQCATCHNPRISVTKTDEDYEIAAVMGLADEDDPVNKAVNSKVISEGINCVVCHNIDKIHDEYDKSKRGINRVEWTPSGVMTGPFKDAKSPYHKVVSHEFMHSNPNKLCFVCHANDRSVKGVVFTDMESEYVGKQTCVSCHMGPKQKGVAATYKMYNGKAKMRMVRKHGFIGAHTPGLWKGALRLQLKKQKNRLLIKIKNPQPHNIPSGFGSRELLVEIVYKKGTVVISEKTVSLSRHYIRRHKKVGIAHLALKQSKDTSIKAHGEKTIRLPLVNGADSVEVTLYYRLVNDEVRNLLDLKEPIWSKKNFIVKSSLRL
- the argF gene encoding ornithine carbamoyltransferase — its product is MRHFLTLKDFTKEEILEIIDIGLKIKKELKAGIYNKELEMQTLAMIFEKSSTRTRVSFETGMFQLGGHALFLSSRDIHLGRGEPVKDTARVISSMCDMVMIRTYEHSMIEEFASYSQVPVINGLTDTYHPVQLLADYMTMIEFGVAKNAIVAYVGDGNNMTNSWLMLAAKLGFELRIATPKGYEVDSKVLRDALDTAKESGAIIRVMNDPKEAVRGATIVTTDTWASMGQEDEKEQRIKDFKGFMVDGLMMCLAQKNAKFLHCLPAYRGQEVSEELLEDNADIVFAEAENRLHAQKGLMVWLDRQR
- a CDS encoding 5-(carboxyamino)imidazole ribonucleotide synthase, producing the protein MDKNFNYSNLKLGIIGGGQLGRIMSHKAKKMGFHVTILDPTFNCPAAQVSDKHILGGFYDKEKLEQLVQETDVTTFELEHVDTSILKELFDHGHIIHPSPYIIELIQNKYEQKKLLDKKGVPVPAYKDVKKEEDLAAFGFPVIQKAKMGGYDGKGVQMLKSEADVKNALQTESFIEELVDIDKELAVIVARNIEGQIKCYPVVEMLFDERVNICDIVMAPAKISKEIADKSREISIEAIKALDGVGIFAVELFLTKKGKILVNEIAPRPHNSGHYTVEACATSQFEQIIRAVTNLPLGSTKLISPAVMINLLGEEGYEGEPFIEGIHDALEIPELSFHFYGKTFTKPFRKMGHVTILDDDIDEALKKAMKAKDILKIKGSKKI
- the trpS gene encoding tryptophan--tRNA ligase — translated: MRVLTGIQPSGDLHIGNYFGSIKQMVDAQKENDTFAFIANYHAQTSVKDGKRLAELTMQSATDFLALGIDPQKSTFWVQSDVKEVLELYWVLSSFTPMGLLERAHSYKDKTAKGIAANHSLFSYPVLMAADILLYQPDIIPVGKDQIQHVEIARDIAIKFNNEYGDIFKLPEYKIEANVATVPGTDGQKMSKSYNNTVNIFGEEKKQLKTIKKIVTEAVPMEEPKEYENCNVYNMAKLFLNENECKELQERYKKGGEGHGHFKLYLHDVIWEYFRPYREKREYFAAHQDEVREILLQGAHKAKEIVAPTIDKVRTVTGIKY
- the hpf gene encoding ribosome hibernation-promoting factor, HPF/YfiA family, yielding MIVQIRAKDITLTDEKKAHIEQGIEKFKKFSLDITRVNCIVSAERAGVLVEFEIHVAHSAPIVISEHHKDLDAAIDVAVDRANKALRRLHDKVTDHKGPSIKELELTDV
- the purE gene encoding 5-(carboxyamino)imidazole ribonucleotide mutase, whose protein sequence is MSKALVGIIMGSDSDLPVMSGAIEICEAFGVACEVDIVSAHRTPQKLVEYAQTAQARGLRVIIAGAGGAAHLPGMIAALSVLPVIGVPVRSSALDGMDSLLSIVQMPGGVPVATVAINGAKNAGILAAQIIGTGDEALQKKIAEYKTAMKDEVDKKSEKLAKMKYKKYLNQ